From the Papaver somniferum cultivar HN1 chromosome 2, ASM357369v1, whole genome shotgun sequence genome, the window TCTGGTCTCCCTTTATGTCTCAgcaaagcatcattgactttaGTTTCTCTATGTTATTAACTATTTTAATATTTGTGAAAATTAAAATATCAGATCCTTTGGGTAGTTTTTATTTTCTCACTAACAATAAATATACactgtatagttttttttttggtttaatcatAGTGTGATCATATTCATTTTTTTAATCTTACACTTCTTAGTATGTTAGAATAGAACACAGAGTTTCGACTTAGTCATGGATAGTAAGTATCTCCTTGTAGTGAGTAGTGACACGGAGATAGGTGCACTGCCGTTAGCTTAGCTGTCTGCAGATAATCACATTGAATGTTTTAGATGCCTTAACGAAATTGTTTCTTACCCAAATTGGACACTGATCGAGTATTTCCTAGGCTTTCCATATTCAGCCCTATATCTCATTAAATATGCTTATAAAATCACCTGTGGTAGAGATTCAACTAGCACATTCTGTGCATTGTAAATATTTATTAGGACATTCTGTGCACATTCTAATTAAACAACCCTTTTTGTTATTAAAAATATTTATTAGTTTAATCGACTAGGACATTCTGTGCATTGTAAATTTGTAATTGTTGGTGTGTGATTGCAATAATCTGAATGTAATTGGTTCTGTTTTATGTTTGTTAGATGACCACATCAAATGCAACTCCAAATACAAATGCAACTGCAACTCCAACTACAAGTACAACTCAACAAACAGAAGTTAGATCatcctctcaagctgcatctcacACAAATGAATCTGAAACTGCAACTCCAACAAGTAAAGGTAGAGCTGaagcagttgaagttggtgatagcAAAAAGAATCACGACAGAGTGAGATCAACTGTTTGGTTGGAAATGACTAGGATAGATGATAAATGGGCTGAATGTCGTTATTGCCACAATAAATACAAAGCTCACAATGACAATAATGGCACTTCTGGATTGCGAAAGCATTTGAATAGATGTCTAAAGAATCCTAATAGGAAGAAAGAAAAGGGACAACCATCTCTGTTGATGCCACCCCCAAAACCAGGTCAGGATGGTAAACttattgctcatacttacaatTATGATAGGTTAAGAAGGCGTCTTGTTGAGTGGATAATTATGGATGAAATTCCTTTTAGAAAAGTAGAAGGGTCAGGCTTTGTGGCATTGATGCAAGAGGCATAACCTAGGTTCAAGGTTCCAGGAC encodes:
- the LOC113352672 gene encoding uncharacterized protein LOC113352672, translating into MTTSNATPNTNATATPTTSTTQQTEVRSSSQAASHTNESETATPTSKGRAEAVEVGDSKKNHDRVRSTVWLEMTRIDDKWAECRYCHNKYKAHNDNNGTSGLRKHLNRCLKNPNRKKEKGQPSLLMPPPKPGQDGKLIAHTYNYDRLRRRLVEWIIMDEIPFRKVEGSGFVALMQEA